In Hyphomicrobiales bacterium, the genomic window CGACGGTTCGCAATCGCACGGTGCGGACCAAGGGCTCGCTGTCGCAGAAGACCGCAAAGTTGATGGTCTTCAAGCTGACCATGGCCGCGTCAAAGACGTGGCGCAGGCTGAAAGGCGAAAATCAGTTGCCGAAGGTGATCACCGGCGTCACCTTCAAGGACGGCGTCAAGGTCACCGAGACGCCAGATCAGCGCGCCGCCTGACCGCGCCCGTCACTCAAAATCCCGCATAGCTCGTGAGGCGCACTGCTGTGGGAGATGGAATATCAACAGGTTAGGCTGGCAAGTCGACCGACGAGCCGGACAGTTGATGTTTGCCTGGAGGATGATGTGCCTCAAGCGAGCCGCAACCGCTGCAGTTTCTTCACGTAGTCGCGTATGCCGGCGGTGAGATCGAAGCGCGGCTCAAAGCCGAGGTCTTCGCGGGCTCTTGTGATGTCGTAGATCGCATAATAATGAACGTCGGACCCGAGAGGATTTGAGCCCGGGCCGATCTCGATGTCGGCGCCGGGAATCGCAGCGCGGACCGCTGCGGCAAAGTCCTGCAATGTCTGGCCCCTGCCGCTCGCGATGTTGTATGCGGCGTGAGGCAAACGGTCGGCGAGCGTTGCCAGAACGATGCCCTCGGCCGCATCGTCCACATAGATCATGTCGTCAAGCTGGTCGCCACCGCCTGGTATGCGGACGGGCTTACCAGCAAAGGGATCTTCTACCAGGCGGCTGCGGAGCGAAAACTTTCCGTGTCGCGCCTGCTTGCCCGGCCCGTAAATTCCGGCGAAACGGAGCGCTGCGAATTCCAGCCCGAAAGCGTTTCTGTAAACCTGCCCCATATGCTCGCCGGTAAGCTTGCAAACGTCATATGCTTTGATCGGGTGCTTTGGGTGTTCCTCTCCGAGCGGCTGATAGCCTGGTTCCCCGACGCCGTGCGGCGTCTCACCGTAGACGGCACGCGAGCTTGCATAGACGAAGCGGGTGACGCCAGTGCGTTGCGCCGCTTCCAGCATGCTGACGGTGCCCTGGGCATTTATGGAAAAAGCGCGGAAAGGCTGCTCGTCCATGTCCGGAGCCATATAGACCGCTAGGTGAGCAATCCGGTCGATGCCACGTTCTTTCAGCAAGCGGGTCACGGCGTCGAGATCGGTGATGTCTGCGGAGACAAAATCGAGTTGGCCTTCGAGATCCGGCACAAGCGAAAAGTCGGGACGCAGGTCCAGGACCACCGGACGCAGGCCACGTTCCACCAGCTTGCGTGTCACCCACGCGCCGATTACTCCAACGCCGCCCGTGACGAGAACCTGCATCCCTAAGCCTCCTTCGTGTGCGTCGTCAAAACATTCTGGCCAAGAAAGGCTTTGGATATAAAAGCGTGCTTCTGAGCCCTTCGGTTTGCTTTACGCCGCCTTTGAGCGCCCCGGCAAGCGCCGCCGTTATGGCGCTTATCCGGCCCCACCCACATCCATCGCGAGGTTCACGTGCATGACCGGTGGGCCGTCCTCGACCTCGCGGCCGAGAACGCGAACCGCGTGTTCCACCCGCTCGAGCGGATAAACATGTGTGCAAAGGGGCTTCAGGTCGATTTTCCGCCTTTCCAGGATGTCCAGCGAGCGCTCAAGCGCGCTCGTCGTTGAACTCAGAACGCCGAACAATTGCAGTTCCTTGACGACAATCCTGTCGGTCACCAAGCCCTCGATCGGCTGGCCGCTCTTCAGCCCAGCCAGAACGATGCGCCCGCCTGGCTGCGCCATCTCGACGGCATCGACGATTGGACGCGGATCACCGGCTGACATGTCAAGCACCACGTCGGCCATACGCCCGCCCGTGAGCTCGCGCACGCGTTCCACTGCATCCTCCTCGGAGACATCGATGGTCGCGGTCGCCCCCAAGCGCCTTGCCATGTCAAGACGGGCCCGATCCTGAGCGAGACCGGTCACGATCACATTCGACGCCCCCACTTCGGCCGCCGTCAGCGCAGCCAAAATGCCACGCTGGCCGGGCCCCAGAATAACGACGTTTTCGCCGTATCGAAGGTTCGGCACTTCGTACAACCAACGAACCACCCCCGATAGCGGATTGAAAAGAGTCATCACGTCGCTATCGATGTCGTCAGGGACGCGATGCACTTCGCTGTCCGGGTGAAGATACATGTGCGTCGCATAACCGCCCCAGAGGCCTGGTGCCACGTCGGTGGTCAAAAACAATCCGTAGCCCATGCCGCGCTTGCAACGCCGCGACGCGCCGTTGCGACATTCGCTGCAATGGCCGCAAGGGAGAGTAGCCTTGACGCAAACCCTATCGCCCTCCACTACGCCCCAGGCGCTGGACGCCTCCCTACCTATACGCGCAATCCGTCCGACGATCTCGTGCCCAGGTATGATAGGCATGCGCCCGAACTGTCCTATAGCTAAATGTCCTCGGAACTGCTCGTAATCCGTGCCGCAGAGGCCATTCGCCTCGACGGCCAACAGCCCATCACGCGCTGTGGTCTCGGGCAACGGCAACTCCCTGAATTCGAAAGTCTCGGGTTTCGTAAGCACCGCGGCCTGAGCACCTGCCATAGAAATATCCTTCCTGTCTTTCTGGGCCCTAATGGTTATGTTGCCTGCCACGCGGCGACAACTGGAGCGAACACCGGCGGTGCCGGTGGTTTACAGCCGAGTGATGCGGGCAGCCAGAT contains:
- a CDS encoding NAD-dependent epimerase/dehydratase family protein codes for the protein MQVLVTGGVGVIGAWVTRKLVERGLRPVVLDLRPDFSLVPDLEGQLDFVSADITDLDAVTRLLKERGIDRIAHLAVYMAPDMDEQPFRAFSINAQGTVSMLEAAQRTGVTRFVYASSRAVYGETPHGVGEPGYQPLGEEHPKHPIKAYDVCKLTGEHMGQVYRNAFGLEFAALRFAGIYGPGKQARHGKFSLRSRLVEDPFAGKPVRIPGGGDQLDDMIYVDDAAEGIVLATLADRLPHAAYNIASGRGQTLQDFAAAVRAAIPGADIEIGPGSNPLGSDVHYYAIYDITRAREDLGFEPRFDLTAGIRDYVKKLQRLRLA
- a CDS encoding alcohol dehydrogenase catalytic domain-containing protein — protein: MAGAQAAVLTKPETFEFRELPLPETTARDGLLAVEANGLCGTDYEQFRGHLAIGQFGRMPIIPGHEIVGRIARIGREASSAWGVVEGDRVCVKATLPCGHCSECRNGASRRCKRGMGYGLFLTTDVAPGLWGGYATHMYLHPDSEVHRVPDDIDSDVMTLFNPLSGVVRWLYEVPNLRYGENVVILGPGQRGILAALTAAEVGASNVIVTGLAQDRARLDMARRLGATATIDVSEEDAVERVRELTGGRMADVVLDMSAGDPRPIVDAVEMAQPGGRIVLAGLKSGQPIEGLVTDRIVVKELQLFGVLSSTTSALERSLDILERRKIDLKPLCTHVYPLERVEHAVRVLGREVEDGPPVMHVNLAMDVGGAG